The following coding sequences lie in one Maribacter forsetii DSM 18668 genomic window:
- a CDS encoding leucine-rich repeat domain-containing protein, whose amino-acid sequence MKKLYFLSFSLIFLSTVCLAEVSDKEKNALIDLYETSNGNHWVKKWDLKTPVSQWHGVTVENDKVVEINLFHNNLMGSISTQIGNLENLKVLNLAFNSLTGALPKEIANLSNLKVLKLEMNRLNGELPEGIGSLIELEELSAFNNFFTGEIPATVGNLTGLKVLNLSSNEFHGDIPSSLGALSQLETLGLFENRLEGAIPRDMGKLSKLKELVLANNRLIGDIPNEFADLASLEVFQIQNNNFSSFKALEFLETKEYLVFDYDKEDKKLEFKDINFSRTRMADTKFEDIEE is encoded by the coding sequence ATGAAAAAATTATATTTTTTAAGTTTTAGCTTAATATTTCTGTCAACAGTTTGTCTAGCAGAAGTATCTGACAAGGAAAAAAATGCTTTAATTGACTTATACGAAACCTCTAACGGTAATCACTGGGTAAAGAAATGGGATTTAAAAACTCCGGTTTCCCAATGGCATGGCGTTACTGTTGAAAATGATAAGGTGGTAGAAATTAATTTGTTCCACAATAATTTAATGGGGTCAATTTCTACACAAATTGGGAATTTGGAGAACCTAAAGGTGTTGAATCTTGCATTTAATTCACTAACAGGGGCATTACCTAAAGAGATAGCTAACCTTTCTAATTTGAAAGTCTTAAAGTTAGAAATGAATAGGTTAAATGGTGAGTTGCCAGAAGGAATAGGTAGTTTAATTGAATTAGAAGAGCTTTCTGCTTTCAATAATTTTTTCACCGGTGAAATTCCTGCAACGGTAGGTAACCTAACCGGGCTAAAAGTTTTAAACCTTTCAAGTAATGAATTTCATGGAGACATACCTAGCTCATTAGGTGCGTTATCTCAATTAGAAACTTTAGGTCTTTTTGAAAATAGATTAGAAGGAGCTATACCAAGAGATATGGGGAAGTTAAGTAAGTTGAAAGAGTTAGTATTGGCAAACAACAGGCTTATAGGAGATATTCCTAATGAGTTTGCAGATTTGGCAAGTTTAGAAGTATTTCAAATTCAGAATAACAACTTCAGTTCTTTTAAGGCTTTAGAATTTTTAGAGACTAAAGAATATTTAGTTTTTGATTATGACAAAGAAGATAAAAAGCTAGAGTTTAAAGATATCAACTTCAGTAGAACCAGAATGGCAGATACGAAGTTTGAAGATATAGAAGAGTAA